A region of Mustelus asterias unplaced genomic scaffold, sMusAst1.hap1.1 HAP1_SCAFFOLD_100, whole genome shotgun sequence DNA encodes the following proteins:
- the LOC144484313 gene encoding uncharacterized protein LOC144484313: protein MEGKSTVDSGEKLYVCSVCGRGFSQSAGLSRHKRSHNREKGWKCGDCGKEFTHSSALQNHQRLHSGERPFTCPECGKGFTRSATLLNHRRVHTGERPFPCSQCGKRFTQLSHLLTHQRDHTGEKPFTCSVCGKSFTRSSHLQTHQRVHSGERPFTCSECGKGFIQLSNLLVHRQVHTGKRPFTCSECGKGFTQSGSLHLHKLTHTGEKPFTCSECGKGFTRPSDLLIHQRVHTDERPFKCPDCGKCYKSSSQLMSHQRVHTDERPFKCTDCGTGFRRSTNLTVHQRIHTGERPFTCSECGKGFTDLSTLLKHQRTHTGERPFTCPKCGKGFTQSANLQRHQRIHTGERPFTCS, encoded by the coding sequence atggaaggaaaaagcaccgttgacagtggagagaaactgtacgtgtgttctgtgtgtgggcgaGGCTTCAGCCAGTCAGCTGGCCTGTCGAGACACAAgcgcagtcacaacagggagaaggggtggaaatgtggggactgtgggaaggaattcactcattcaTCTGCCCTGCAGAATCACCAGCGACTTCAtagtggggagagaccgttcacctgccccgagtgtgggaagggattcactcggtcggcAACCTTGCTGAATCaccggcgtgttcacactggggagaggccattcccctgctctcagtgtgggaagagattcactcagttatcccacctgctgacacaccaacgtgatcacactggggaaaagccattcacctgttccgtgtgtgggaagagtttcactcggtcatcccacctacagacgcaccagcgagttcactctggagagagaccatttacctgctctgagtgtgggaagggattcattcaattATCCAACCTCTTGGTTCACCGGcaggttcacactgggaagagaccgttcacctgctccgagtgtgggaagggattcactcagtccggcagcctgcatttacacaaactgactcacactggggagaagccattcacctgctcagagtgtgggaagggattcactcggccaTCTgacttgctgatacaccagcgagttcacactgacgagagaccttttaaatgtccagactgtgggaagtgctataaaagttccagCCAATTGATGTCCCATCAACGCGTTCACACGGACGAGAGACCATTCAAGTGCACtgactgcgggactgggttcaggagaTCAACAAATCTGACTGttcaccaacgaattcacaccggggagagaccgttcacctgctccgagtgcgggaagggattcactgatttatccaccctgctgaaacaccagcgcacacacactggagaaaggccattcacctgccctaaatgtgggaagggattcactcagtcagccaacctgcagaggcaccagcgaattcacactggggagaggccattcacctgttcctag
- the LOC144484340 gene encoding uncharacterized protein LOC144484340 produces MRTDSHSHLQNGGSRPRPNTTSCGSICHTGERPFTCSKCGKGFTNSSDLHTHQRVHTGERPFTCSVCGKGFSRSSNLLEHQKIHTGNKPFTCSVCGKGFSWSSHLLVHQRVHTGERPFTCSECGKGFTRSCKLQMHQQFHASERPFTCSECGKGFIYSSTLQTHQRVHTGERPFTCSECGKGFTRSAHLQTHQRIHTGERPFPCSDCGKGFTRFSILKTHQRVHSREKLFTCCQCGEEFSRLSILQTHQRIHTGEKPFTCSDCGKRFFHSSALLRHQRVHTKERPFPCSECGKAFTQLSNLQTHQQIHTGERPFTCSVCGKGFTRLSHLRTHQRIHTGERPFPCSECGKGFTRLSILKTHQRVHK; encoded by the exons ATGCGCACTgattcacattcccacctacagaATGGCGGCAGTCGGCCCAGGCCCAACACTACCAGCTgcggctccatttg tcacactggggagagaccgttcacctgctctaagtgtgggaagggatttactaatTCATCTGATCTgcacacacaccagcgagttcacacaggagagaggcccttcacttgctctgtgtgtgggaaaggattctctCGCTCCTCCAACCTGTTAGAacaccagaaaattcacactggaaacaagccattcacctgttctgtttgtggaaagggattctcgtGGTCCTCCCACCTcctggtacaccagcgagttcacactggggagaggccgttcacctgctctgagtgtgggaagggattcactcggtcctgTAAACTGCAGATGCACCAGCAATTTCATGCTagtgagaggccgttcacctgttctgagtgtgggaagggattcatttattcatctaccctgcagacacaccagcgagttcacactggggagaggccattcacctgctctgaatgtgggaagggattcactcggtcagcccacctacagacacaccagcgaattcacactggggagaggccgttcccctgctccgattgtgggaagggatttactcggttTTCCATCTTGAaaactcaccagcgagttcacagtagGGAGAAGCTATTcacctgctgtcaatgtggagaggaaTTCTCTCGGTTATCcatcctgcagacacaccagcgaattcacacaggcgAGAAACCGTTCACGTGTtctgattgtgggaagagattctttcattcatccgccctgctgagacatcagcgagttcacaccaaggagaggccattcccctgctccgagtgtgggaaagcattcacgcAGTTATCCAATCTGCAAACACATCAAcaaattcacaccggggagagaccgttcacctgctctgtgtgtggaaaggggttcactcgattatcccacctgcggacacaccagcgaatccacactggggagaggccgttcccctgctctgaatgtgggaagggattcactcggttatccatcctgaagacacatcagcgagttcacaagtga